The genomic interval cctgcgccgcttcctgtgtgaggcagggtcgtactctgtattgttacaccatgtaggatcagtatagacctagtctgttcattatatacatctacatgatgtattgttacaccacataggagcagtatagacctagtctgttcattatatacatctacatgatgtattgttacaccatgtaggagcagtatagacctagtctgttcattatatacatctatgacttaaatgacttaaatgtaaatgtaaatctacatgatgtattgttacaccatgtaggagcagtatagacctagtccgTTTTATTTTTTCTGTAGTGAGGCatcttgatgtaccagtacaccccctggacaggacactagtccaggGCCTTATCCCCAATCTATCTCCTAAATGCTGAGTGCCAAACACGGATATATTAGTGTTAAACTAAATAGTCTCCTATTTTtgtctttggcaggagagagaccagactctcACTCTGACAGTGGGAAGACTCCTTCAGGCGAATCAGAGCCAGAGACATCCAAACCAGCGAGACAACAccactgctctcagtgtggaaagACATATACCAGGTTATGGAACCTGAAAAggcatgagagaacacacacaggagaaaatccTTTCAAATGCTGCCAGTGTGGAATGTGTTTTACCCGGTTAGGGTACCTTAAAGACcataagagaacacacacaggagagaagccttaccactgctctcaGTGTGGGACGAGTTGCACCCAGTTAGGGAATTTGAGaacgcatgagagaatacacacaggagagaagcttAACCAATGCACTAAATGTAGAAAGAGATTTTCCTCTTCCGAATACCTGAAAATACATAAGAGAATACATTCAGACGAGACACCTTATAACTGTTCTCAGTGTGCAAAGAGTTTTACCCGATTAGGGTCCCTGAAACgacatgagagaacacacacagggaaaaagTCTTTCCACTGCTCCCTGTGTGGAAAGTGTTTTACTGAGTTAGGTAACCTGAAAAAACATGAGGACACACTCAGGAGAAAAGTCGAGTTTTTCCTCATTGGATTATctgaaaaaacataaaataattcACTCTGGAGTACCACCTTACCAGTGCtcagactgtgggaagagatttagCCGATTAAACCACCTGAGACGGCATGGGAGAACACACTCAGGAGAGAAGCCCTAtcaatgctcccagtgtggaaagagttttacccaaGTTGCACACTTGAAATACCATAAAAGAACACACACGGGAGAAAAACCTTACcattgctcccagtgtggaaagaattTCACCATGTCATGTAACCTGAaaaaacatgagagaatacactcAGGAGACAAGCCCTAtcaatgctcccagtgtggaaagagttttacccaaGTTGCACACTTGAAATACCATAAAAGAACACACACGGGAGAAAAACCTTACcattgctcccagtgtggaaagaattTCACCATGTCATGTAACCTGAaaaaacatgagagaatacactcAGGAGACAAGCCCTATCAATGCTCTCAATGTGGAAAAACGTTTACCCAGCTAGGGGACATGAAAAAAcataagagaatacacacaggagaaaagccctaCCACTGCTCACACTGTGAAAAGAGATTTACCTCATCTGGGGACCTGAAAAAGCataagaggacacacacaggagaaaaacctTACCATTGCtcccaatgtggaaagagtttctcaGAGTCAAGTAACAtgaaacaacatgagagaatacactcAGGAGAGAAGCCCTACCACTGTTCCCACTGTGAAAAGAGTTTTACCTCATCCGGGACCTTGAAATATCATGAGCTAACACACTCTGCAATGAAGCGTTTCCAGGGTGCTCATTGTGAAAGGAGTTTTAAGAAGTTAGGGAAACTGAAGCAGCATGAGAAAATACACACTAAGGAGCAGCCTTTTGGAACTGCTCCCACTGTGGAATGACATGTACCTGGTTAAGGCAACTGAAATTACATGAAAGAGTCCACACCGGAGAGAAACCTTACCAGTGCTTCCAGTGTGGAAAGATATTTACCCAGTTAGGGAAAGACCATGAGGTAACACACACAAGGGAGATTCCTTACCACTGCTCATATTGTGGAAACAAATTCTTCACATCACATGGACACAAAGTGCATCAGGGAGCACACATACGGCTCCCACACTCTGCTCACAACATTGACACAGATACAATGGCACttgtaggggcggcagcgtagcctagtggttagagcgttggactagtaaccgaaaggttgcaagttcgaatccctgagctgacaaggtacaaatctgtcgttctgcccctgaaacaaggcagttaacccactgttcctaggctgtcattgaaaataagaatttgttcttttaactgacttgcctagttaaataaaggtaaaacattttttttaaagaactgcCCGTACACTGACAGACACCATAATGAGACTGATACAACGTTGCGATCGCTATGAGACAGAGTCTGAGGAAGTGGATATAATCTCCTTATCAGTAAAATGAACAAACTTGTAAAATATTGATGACTATAAAAGACCAGATCTTTGGAGTAGTTAGAAGGGAGGAGCTGGCTACTGTACCGGGAGACATTTTGGGTCTTAGAAGGGAGGAGCTGGCTACTGTACTGGGAGACATTTTGGGTCTTAGAAGGGAGGAGCTGGCTACTGTACTGGGAGACATTTTGGGTCTTAGAAGGGAGGAGCTGGCTACTGTACTGGGAGACATTTTGGGTCTTAGAAGGGAGGAGCTGGCTACTGTACCGGGAGACATTTTGGGTCTTAAAAGGGAGGAGCTGGCTACTGTACCGGGAGACATTTTGGGTCTTAGAAGGGAGGAGCTGGCTACTGTACCGGGAGACATTTTGGGTCTTAGAAGGGAGGAGCTGGCTACTGTACTGGGAGACATTTTGGGTCTTAGAAGGGAGGAGCTGGCTACTGTACCGGGAGACATTTTGGGTCTTAGAAGGGAGGAGCTGGCTACTGTACCGGGAGGCATTTTGGGTCTTAGAAGGGAGGAGCTGGCTACTGTACCGGGAGACATTTTGGGTCTTAGAAGGGAGGAGCTGGCTACTGTACCGGGAGACATTTTGGGTCTTAAAAGGGAGGAGCTGGCTACTGTACCGGGAGACATTTTGGGTCTTAGAAGGGAGGAGCTGGCTACTGTACCGGGAGACATTTTGGGTCTTAAAAGGGAGGAGCTGGCTACTGTACCGGGAGACATTTTGGGTCTTAGAAGGGAGGAGCTGGTTACTGTACCGGGAGACATTTTGGGTCTTAGAAGGTCTCTCAGCTTCTGAGAGGAGCTGGCTACTGTACCGGGAGACATTTTGGGTCTTAGAAGGGAGGAGCTGGTTACTGTACTGGGAGACATTTTGGGTCTTAGAAGGTCTCTCTGCTTCTGGGAGGAGCTGGCTATACATTTTGGGTCTTAGAAGGGAGGACCTGGCTACTGTACTGGGAGACATTTTGGGTCTTAGAAGGTCTCTGCTTCTGGGAGGAGCTGGCTACTGTACTGGGAGACATTTTGGGTCTTAGAAGGGAGGACCTGGCTACTGTACTGGGAGACATTTTGGGTCTTAGAAGGGAGGACCTGGCTACTGTACTGGGATACATTTTGTGTCTTAGAAGGGAGGACCTGGCTACTGTACTGGGAGACATTTTGTGTCTTAGAAGGGAGGACCTGGCTACTGTACTGGGAGACATTTTGGGTCTTAGAAGGGAGGACCTGGCTACTGTACCGGGAGACATTTTGGGTCTTAGAAGGGAGGACCTGGCTACTGTACTGGGAGACATTTTGGGTCTTAGAAGGGAGGACCTGGCTACTGTACTGGGAGACATTTTGGGTCTTAGAAGGGAGGAGCTGGCTACTGTACTGGGAGACATTTTGGGTCTTAGAAGGTCTCTGCTTCTGAGAGGAGCTGGCTATTGTACTGGGAGACATTTTGGGTCTTAGAAGGGAGGACCTGGCTATTGTACTGGGAGACATTTTGGGTCTTAGAAGGGAGGACCTGGCTACTGTACCGGGAGACATTTTGGGTCTTAGAAGGGAGGAGCTGGCTACTGTACTGGGAGACATTTTGGGTCTTAGAAGGGAGGACCTGGCTATTGTACTGGGAGACATTTTGGGTCTTAGAAGGGTGGACCTGGCTACTGTACCGGGAGACATTTTGGGTCTTAGAAGGTCTCTGCTTCTGAGAGGAGCTGGCTATTGTACCGGGagacattttttatattttttggcAAAGACATACACACATGGTAAGCATTTTTATGACTCTAGGTGAGTAGAACAATATTTTCTGCTATTTCAGTGTCTGGAATAATATTCACCATTCTTTCTGCCATGTCAGTGTCTGGAATAATATTCACCATTCTTTCTGTCATGTCAGTGTCTGGAATAATATTCACCATTCTTTCTGTCATGTCAGTGTCTGGAATAATATTCACCATTCTTTCTGCCATGTCAGTGTCTGGAATAATATTCACCATTCTTTCTGCCATGTCAGTGTCTGGAATAATATTCACCATTCTTTCTGCCATGAGTCATTTATAAGCAGCGGTGtacagtacttaagtaaaaatacttgaagtACTACTTTAGTCGtattttgggggtatctgtacttttacttcactacatccttaaagaaaataatgtactttttactccatacattttccctgacacccaaaagtactcgttacattttgaatgcttagcaggacaggaaaatattgtaattcacacacttatcaagagaacatccctggtcatccctactacctctgatctggtggactcactaaacacacgcttcatttgtaaatgctGTCTGAGTGTAAATTTAAGAAACAATAAAATCGTGCCGtccggtttgcttaatataaggaatttgaaatgatttatactttaacttttgatacttaagtatattttagcaattacatttaatgttgacacttaagtatattttaaaaccaaatacttttactcaagtagaatttcaCTGGGTGACTTCTGCTTGAGTAATTGTCTAtgaaagtatctttacttttactctagtataacaattgggtacttttaccATCCCTGTTTATGAGTCATATTCTGTTTATAAACAATATCATGACACCCACACACTACTAAATACTGATTTGGGTACTTTTTACAACACTGTTTGAgtcatattctttaaaaaaaaaatatgacaatATCAGCACACTGTTAAATACTAATTTGCCATTGATGAACAAAAACCTACTCATCAGTTATTGCGGGTCAATTTTTCAGGATCCAATctgtctttttttttctctccctatcTTCTTCTCCACGTTTAGCTTTGAAACCTACAATTTGTTCAAATGAAATAAGTTCAATGTGTCTAATAATTCTCCAAAGTCATAATGACACAGCCAGATATTTAAATGTGAGTTGGGTCTGAAGATGACTTGGGCTTAGCTGTACAACACTACAAATAATACAAACATATACATACTGTACCACAGCCATCGACCAACAGAACGGACATTCCCATCTGAAACAGGACTGTACCACAGCCATCGACCAACAGAACGGACATTCCCATCTGAAACAGGACTGTACCACAGCCATCGACCAACAGAACGGACATTCCCATCTGAAACAGGACTGTACCACAGCCATCGACCAACAGAACGGACATTCCCATCTGAAACAGGACTGTACCACAGCCATCGACCAACAGAACGGACATTCCCATCTGAAACAGGACTGTACCACAGCCATCGACCAACAGAACGGACATTCCCATCTGAAA from Salvelinus alpinus chromosome 2, SLU_Salpinus.1, whole genome shotgun sequence carries:
- the LOC139547246 gene encoding zinc finger protein 32-like, yielding MSSLNYSTPAKEEEVCWTEKEDLVKEEKEEEAVTIKQEVEDEAVTVKEEEKDVTVKEEAYGVKEEKEQDAVFGVKEEGELAVTVEEVFGVKEEGEITVTLDEEEGELEKTGNLINTRERPDSHSDSGKTPSGESEPETSKPARQHHCSQCGKTYTRLWNLKRHERTHTGENPFKCCQCGMCFTRLGYLKDHKRTHTGEKPYHCSQCGTSCTQLGNLRTHERIHTGEKLNQCTKCRKRFSSSEYLKIHKRIHSDETPYNCSQCAKSFTRLGSLKRHERTHTGKKSFHCSLCGKCFTELGNLKKHEDTLRRKVEFFLIGLSEKT